A single window of Aspergillus puulaauensis MK2 DNA, chromosome 5, nearly complete sequence DNA harbors:
- a CDS encoding amidase (COG:J;~EggNog:ENOG410PGMB;~InterPro:IPR023631,IPR036928;~PFAM:PF01425), whose product MEPHRLTAAEASQLIQSNKLTVESYARALLSRISSRDSAVKAWVHLNPDAVLQQARTLDQVPVTQRGPLHGIPVAVKDVIHTKDMPTEHNSPLYKDSHVPVDAAVVATLRAAGALIFGKTTTTEFAAMVVGPETRNPHSLSSTNTTDSDNVGIRTPGGSSSGSAAAVADFQIPIALGTQTGGSIVRPASFNGVYGFKPTWNAVSREGCKVYAITLDTVGFFARGAADLRLLGGVLGVDDYGFKQDEEHRFKGVGGARIGVVRSPVWEYAGQGTIDALQNGRGILEAHGAVVEEVQLPVEFENMLDWHIKIMAAEGRVNFLSEYRKDKTQIHPILAEMVENGSGLTRAQELEAFDGVAMLRPRIDEIANRFDALLTPSVPDEAPLGLESTGSAVFNRMWTALHVPVVTVPGFGGENGMPIGLTLVAARYHDQHLLNVAEAVGKVFEEEGGWKSSL is encoded by the exons atggAACCACACAGACTCACCGCAGCCGAAGCCTCCCAGCTAATCCAATCCAACAAACTCACCGTCGAATCCTACGCCCGAGCCCTCCTCTCCAGAATCTCATCGCGCGACTCCGCTGTCAAAGCATGGGTCCATCTCAATCCAGACGCCGTCCTGCAACAAGCCCGGACACTCGATCAAGTCCCGGTTACCCAGCGCGGTCCGTTGCATGGGATTCCGGTTGCGGTTAAGGATGTTATTCATACAAAGG ATATGCCAACTGAGCATAACTCCCCTTTATACAAAGATAGTCATGTCCCCGTTGACGCCGCAGTCGTCGCGACTCTGCGCGCAGCGGGGGCTCTCATATTCG gaaaaacaacaaccaccgaATTCGCCGCAATGGTCGTCGGGCCTGAAACGCGAAACCCGCACTCGTTATCTAGCACAAACACCACTGATAGTGATAATGTTGGGATTCGCACACCAGGCGGCTCAAGCTCCGGCTCCGCAGCCGCCGTAGCGGATTTCCAGATCCCTATTGCATTAGGGACCCAGACAGGTGGGAGTATAGTGCGGCCGGCGAGTTTCAATGGCGTGTATGGATTCAAACCGACCTGGAATGCGGTGAGTCGCGAGGGGTGTAAGGTTTATGCGATTACGCTGGATACGGTTGGATTTTTTGCGAGGGGTGCGGCGGAtttgaggttgttgggtgGGGTTTTGGGGGTGGATGATTATGGTTTCAAACAGGATGAAGAACATCGGTTTAAAGGGGTGGGAGGGGCGAGGATTGGCGTTGTGAGGAGTCCGGTTTGGGAGTATGCGGGGCAGGGCACGATTGATGCACTGCAAAATGGTCGGGGGATACTTGAAGCCCACGGCGCCGTTGTGGAAGAGGTACAGCTTCCTGTGGAGTTCGAGAACATGCTCGACTGGCATATCAAAATCATGGCTGCGGAAGGCCGTGTGAATTTCCTGTCCGAATATCGAAAGGACAAGACGCAGATCCACCCGATACTGGCTGAGATGGTGGAGAATGGGTCGGGTCTTACGCGCGCGCAGGAACTGGAGGCGTTTGACGGTGTTGCGATGCTGAGGCCGCGCATTGATGAGATTGCGAATCGGTTTGATGCGCTGCTTACCCCTAGTGTCCCTGATGAGGCGCCTCTGGGGCTGGAGAGTACGGGGAGTGCGGTGTTCAATCGGATGTGGACG GCGCTGCATGTTCCTGTTGTGACTGTTCCTGGCTTCGGGGGTGAGAATGGAATGCCGATTGGTTTGACGCTTGTTGCTGCGAGATACCATGACCAGCATTTACTCAACGTTGCTGAGGCGGTTGGGAAGGtgtttgaggaggagggagggtgGAAGTCGTCTTTATAA
- a CDS encoding uncharacterized protein (COG:S;~EggNog:ENOG410PX83;~TransMembrane:7 (o6-24i31-52o58-78i99-119o131-149i169-190o210-230i)): MSGLDAAQLAIFAVLSLPVLYLIYSHGRRGFLGWGFLLVFCILRLTGAGMAIGNSGPAAQIISSIGLSPMLLSLDGILHEARTYRYATLNKGIEYPFMAVFHILIVAGVALVGSGAGGLTSETPEAKDLTHVKVGMALLEIGWGILVLWTLWTLKERSHPVETAREGSALLYGVLVALLVEEIQLVYSLVAQCTQRADLNPTTGNLAVRVVLGFLPGVAATVVLVVVGVWTRSVSVSKEVAGRDSGRSGWV, translated from the exons ATGAGCGGACTCGACGCCGCCCAACTGgccatcttcgccgtcctcAGCCTCCCAGTCCTCTACCTGATCTACAGCCATGGCCGCCGCGGATTCCTAGGATGGGGCTTCCTGCTTGTATTCTGTATCCTGCGACTGACTGGCGCCGGCATGGCCATCGGCAACTCTGGCCCCGCTGCCCAGATTATCTCCAGTATTGGGTTATCCCCGATGCTGCTGTCGCTTGATGGGATTTTGCACGAGGC GAGAACATACCGCTACGCCACACTAAACAAAGGAATCGAATACCCATTCATGGCCGTCTTCCATATCCTGATCGTCGCCGGAGTCGCACTCGTTGGGTCCGGGGCAGGCGGGCTGACAAGCGAAACCCCCGAGGCTAAGGATTTGACCCATGTTAAAGTCGGAATGGCTTTGTTGGAGATTGGCTGGGGGATACTGGTCTTATGGACACTGTGGACGTTGAAGGAGCGGAGTCATCCTGTTGAGACGGCGCGGGAGGGGAGTGCT CTTTTATATGGTGTTCTCGTGGCCCTGTTGGTTGAAGAGATCCAGCTTGTATACTCGCTGGTCGCGCAGTGTACGCAGCGGGCGGACCTGAATCCGACGACGGGGAATCTGGCGGTTCGTGTGGTGCTGGGATTTCTTCCTGGAGTTGCTGCGACGGTTGTGCTGGTGGTTGTGGGGGTTTGGACGAGAAGTGTTTCTGTGTCCAAGGAAGTTGCTGGACGCGATTCTGGACGGAGTGGCTGGGTTTAG
- a CDS encoding Zn(II)2Cys6 transcription factor (COG:S;~EggNog:ENOG410PNNM;~InterPro:IPR036864,IPR021858,IPR001138;~PFAM:PF00172;~go_function: GO:0000981 - DNA-binding transcription factor activity, RNA polymerase II-specific [Evidence IEA];~go_function: GO:0008270 - zinc ion binding [Evidence IEA];~go_process: GO:0006355 - regulation of transcription, DNA-templated [Evidence IEA]) yields MSAVPSQTTEQSPQQRRKPPRLAHKKSRTGCQRCRSRRVKCDEARPVCRDCHRHDVACVYDRSEGFTQAGPPAAQVVFIQPVEPIRGHSPAFRSSHDEHLELRLLHHFTVATTSTIPWTHVPHIKERWTVDVPRLAFTYRPLLHVIFSISALHMAKSEPGQSHLLGIHREYFEEALREHRLSVQGITRDIADAACFTTVLLLIDVFATLQDRPLQPYEPPLEWMHLVRGSESVFRFALDTIRDNRSAKIWSIIESFPPVRNAVSNLSAEDLELFSYLVPDSGSEEEKEINIYRETIAYITATRLAMESNESSQITARHIMVSPLLAPAEFIGLLEDKRPRALVMLAHLLAMAAPLSDRWWIGHTGHRDVFAIRDMLGEEWGGMMEWPVEVVSQRCWICRNDQAS; encoded by the exons ATGTCTGCAGTGCCATCACAGACTACAGAACAATCGCCTCAGCAAAGACGCAAGCCTCCGCGTCTTGCGCATAAAAAGTCCCGCACTGGGTGCCAGCGATGTCGGAGTCGCAGAGTCAAG TGCGACGAGGCCCGGCCCGTCTGTCGCGACTGTCACCGACATGACGTTGCGTGTGTTTATGACAGGTCTGAAGGCTTCACCCAGGCAGGACCACCTGCAGCCCAAGTGGTCTTCATCCAGCCTGTCGAACCCATACGAGGGCATTCCCCTGCCTTCAGGTCCAGCCACGATGAGCATTTAGAGCTGCGACTCCTCCATCACTTTACTGTAGCGACTACCTCGACAATACCATGGACCCACGTGCCCCATATCAAGGAACGCTGGACGGTCGACGTCCCCCGACTCGCATTCACCTACAGACCACTGCTGCATGTCATATTCTCAATTTCCGCGCTCCACATGGCCAAGTCCGAGCCAGGCCAATCGCATTTACTAGGTATTCACCGAGAATACTTCGAAGAGGCGCTCCGCGAGCACAGACTCTCCGTCCAGGGCATTACCCGAGATATCGCCGACGCAGCATGTTTCACAACAGTCCTTTTACTAATTGACGTGTTTGCCACATTGCAAGATCGACCACTGCAGCCTTATGAACCACCGCTAGAATGGATGCACCTGGTCCGGGGATCCGAATCGGTGTTTCGTTTCGCTCTCGATACGATTCGAGACAACCGCTCTGCCAAAATCTGGTCTATTATTGAGAGTTTCCCGCCAGTCCGGAATGCAGTTTCGAATTTAAGCGCAGAGGACTTGGAATTGTTTTCCTACCTCGTACCAGACTCGGgcagtgaggaggagaaagaaatcaATATTTATAGAGAAACAATCGCATATATAACCGCCACCCGCCTCGCTATGGAATCAAACGAGTCTTCACAAATCACCGCGCGACATATCATGGTCTCCCCCCTGCTTGCACCGGCTGAATTCATTGGTCTTCTCGAAGACAAACGACCGCGCGCATTGGTCATGCTAGCGCATCTTCTTGCTATGGCTGCGCCGCTGAGTGATAGGTGGTGGATTGGACATACGGGGCATAGAGATGTCTTTGCGATTCGCGATATGCTTGGGGAGGAGTGGGGGGGGATGATGGAGTGGCCGGTTGAGGTTGTTAGCCAGCGGTGTTGGATTTGTAGAAATGATCAAGCGTCCTAA
- a CDS encoding HD domain-containing protein (COG:S;~EggNog:ENOG410PHDD;~InterPro:IPR006674,IPR039356,IPR003607;~PFAM:PF12917,PF13023;~go_function: GO:0002953 - 5'-deoxynucleotidase activity [Evidence IEA]) — protein sequence MGSITPDTPEWDPRTVLSSLPNPTPENTHTPIPFFHLLSRLKTTKREGWQQAGLSHHGESIADHMYRMSIMTMFCPPALSTRISIPRCIEMALVHDMAECLVGDITPLNTDITKTEKARREEATMQYITGPLLGSIPGGGGPRGAARMMGLFREYEDNETLEARFVHDVDKLEMVLQTIEYERDLGEDLDEFYHVLGRITLPEMREWAEVLIQERRDIAAERSNGVQVNGHAPNGVNGVNGVNGIKGVRVNGVHKENGVNGAV from the exons ATGGGCTCCATCACTCCCGATACCCCAGAGTGGGATCCACGAACTG tcctctcctccctccccaacccaacccccGAAAACACCCACACCCCAATCCCcttcttccacctcctcTCGCGCCTCAAAACCACCAAACGCGAAGGCTGGCAACAAGCCGGCCTCTCGCACCACGGCGAGTCCATCGCAGACCACATGTACCGCATGTCCATCATGACCATGTTCTGCCCGCCCGCCTTATCGACCCGAATCTCCATCCCGCGCTGTATCGAGATGGCGCTCGTGCATGACATGGCGGAGTGTCTCGTCGGCGATATTACACCGCTGAACACGGACATCACCAAAACAGAaaaggcgaggagggaggaggcgACCATGCAGTATATCACGGGGCCATTACTGGGTAGTATACCCGGGGGAGGAGGGCCGCGGGGCGCAGCGAGGATGATGGGGCTGTTCCGGGAATATGAAGATAatgagacgctggaggcGCGGTTCGTGCACGATGTGGAtaagctggagatggtgctgCAGACGATTGAGTATGAGCGGGATTTGggggaggatttggatgagtTTTATCATGTCCTGGGGAGGATTACGCTGCCGGAGATGAGAGAGTGGGCGGAGGTTTTGATacaggagaggagggataTTGCTGCAGAGAGAAGTAACGGAGTACAGGTCAACGGGCATGCACCTAATGGGGTTAATGGGGTGAATGGGGTGAATGGTATTAAAGGAGTCAGAGTCAACGGCGTGCATAAGGAAAACGGCGTCAATGGTGCAGTATGA
- a CDS encoding MFS transporter (COG:U;~EggNog:ENOG410PJXX;~InterPro:IPR020846,IPR001958,IPR011701,IPR036259;~PFAM:PF07690;~TransMembrane:12 (i18-42o62-82i94-115o121-139i151-172o178-198i264-285o297-314i326-345o351-369i400-424o436-457i);~go_function: GO:0022857 - transmembrane transporter activity [Evidence IEA];~go_process: GO:0055085 - transmembrane transport [Evidence IEA]), with amino-acid sequence MYTNAGSRPPAQWRSSEAFITFVVSFAIFTDLLLYGLLVPVMPTALHERVGLPKGEEQRWTSILLALCGAGQLACAPIAGYLADLISSRKWPLITGLLFLAGSCFLLCIGTTLSLWIAGRLLQGASAAVVWAVGCALLVDSVDRKRLGQALGYLGMAMMMGPLLGPLLGGLIYASGGYYAVFGLAFGLVVVDIALRLVMIERNDQQTGDASNAESRTGDSSEGGNGGVSTSENSPLLAQQTQHDPDRPPALFVLLSSERMWVTIWGYFVGALIMCSFNSILPLFVRDTFNWAQTGQGLIFLPLSLPNFLGPFYGWVNDRFPQSRRYVAAASMLGVSIPAVLLRFITADTTGQKVLLCVLLALLGLSLAASDPPLLSEAAFAASEQEERRPGIFGGSEPTALMYGILSATFSAGAIAGSFLAGLIKEAYGWSTVTWVIGLVAGVSVFPMLLCVGGLWLPWVKRQRPTVLEE; translated from the exons ATGTATACCAATGCTGGATCTCGTCCACCCGCCCAGTGGCGGTCCTCGGAGGCATTCATCACGTTTGTAGTCTCTTTTGCCATTTTTACT GACCTTTTGCTTTATGGACTG CTCGTCCCGGTAATGCCAACTGCTCTCCACGAGCGGGTTGGTCTTCCTAAAGGCGAGG AACAACGATGGACATCAATCCTGCTCGCCCTCTGCGGCGCCGGCCAGCTCGCATGCGCCC CCATCGCCGGTTACCTGGCGGATCTAATCTCCTCCCGAAAATGGCCCTTAATCAccggcctcctcttcctagCCGGATCCTGcttcctgctctgcatcGGGACGACCCTCAGTCTCTGGATCGCGGGCCGACTGCTGCAAGGCGCCTCAGCCGCAGTGGTCTGGGCGGTTGGATGTGCACTGCTCGTTGACTCGGTTGATCGGAAGAGACTGGGGCAGGCGCTGGGGTATCTTGGtatggcgatgatgatgggtcCGCTGCTGGGTCCGTTGCTTGGGGGCTTGATTTATGCGTCTGGGGGGTATTATGCGGTGTTTGGGTTGGCGTTTgggcttgttgttgttgatattgcgTTGCGGTTGGTTATGATTGAGCGGAACGACCAACAAACCGGTGATGCTTCGAATGCTGAGTCTAGGACCGGGGACAGTAGTGAAGGAGGCAACGGTGGTGTCTCTACATCCGAGAACTCTCCCCTGTTAGCGCAACAAACACAGCATGACCCTGACCGACCACCagccctcttcgtcctcctcagcTCCGAACGCATGTGGGTAACAATCTGGGGCTACTTCGTCGGCGCACTCATAATGTGTTCcttcaacagcatcctcCCGCTGTTCGTGCGAGACACCTTCAACTGGGCCCAAACAGGGCAAGGACTGATCTTCCTCCCGCTGTCGCTCCCCAATTTCCTCGGCCCGTTTTACGGGTGGGTGAATGATCGATTCCCGCAGTCTAGACGCTACGTTGCAGCCGCGTCTATGCTGGGCGTGTCCATACCGGCTGTTCTGCTTCGGTTCATAACAGCCGATACAACAGGCCAGAAGGTTCTGCTCTGTGtcctccttgcgcttctAGGACTGAGCCTTGCGGCATCGGACCCGCCGCTTCTCTCTGAAGCTGCATTCGCCGCGTCGGAGCAGGAAGAGAGGCGGCCTGGTATATTCGGGGGTTCGGAGCCAACTGCGTTGATGTATGGGATCCTGAGTGCTACGTTCTCTGCTGGTGCGATCGCGGGATCGTTTCTTGCTGGGCTTATCAAGGAGGCTTACGGATGGAGTACGGTGACTTGGGTGATAGGATTGGTTGCTGGCGTTTCGGTTTTCCCGATGTTGTTGTGCGTTGGAGGTTTGTGGTTGCCGTGGGTTAAACGTCAGCGACCTACGGTTCTGGAGGAATAA
- a CDS encoding GMC family oxidoreductase (CAZy:AA3;~COG:E;~EggNog:ENOG410PFGF;~InterPro:IPR012132,IPR036188,IPR000172,IPR007867;~PFAM:PF05199,PF00732;~TransMembrane:1 (o365-386i);~go_function: GO:0016614 - oxidoreductase activity, acting on CH-OH group of donors [Evidence IEA];~go_function: GO:0050660 - flavin adenine dinucleotide binding [Evidence IEA];~go_process: GO:0055114 - oxidation-reduction process [Evidence IEA]), translating to MAPALPPSADYVIVGGGTSGLVLASRLSEDPTASIVVVESGPDQTTNPEVRDPLVWRALSGSDLDWKPRTIPQEGLNNRTLDHPAGRVLGGSSTINGLVLTPPSPAGMDAWAKLGNPDWTWEVFKPYLQKSCTFPGKAAEGVIKTMEPTLVDGVNNTLAQAWIDAHAEEGYEQATDFEGEQQTIGVRPFIATIDPVTGMRSSADNTYGAVAGARPNVTIATEATVRRILFSESGAITASGVEVDWKGSTVIVGALKEVILAAGAFHTPKLLELSGVGDKERLRSLGIPVVLHSPGVGESFQNHTMGIIPVPLKDNPDLANVKPGIQALAFRQLDSDDIAEVLNQKQEWNGHEDIIKTLLQSPKEASAYSLIGMMQNLAIVVVMLTFPFSRGSVHISSADPDAPTRIDPRLLSSDLDIEFLARHVRDLRRLLSSPAFEPLIQSPREPAELAKLKTTLRESMASTAHHACGTAAMLPKECGGVVDQDLKVYGTTNLRIVDASVFPLIPHANPMATVYGVAERAADLIKGCCR from the exons ATGGCACCCGCTCTCCCACCATCTGCCGACTACGTGATAGTAGGTGGAGGCACCTCCGGCCTGGTGCTTGCATCCCGACTGTCAGAAGACCCAACCGCTAGCATCGTGGTGGTTGAAAGTGGCCCTGATCAAACGACCAACCCGGAAGTCCGCGACCCGCTTGTTTGGCGAGCACTTAGTGGATCGGATCTGGACTGGAAACCCCGGACTATTCCACAG GAAGGTCTGAACAATCGGACGCTGGACCATCCGGCCGGGAGAGTGCTCGGCGGATCCTCTACGATCAACGGATTAGTACTGACAccgccatcgccggcgggAATGGACGCCTGGGCGAAACTTGGGAATCCGGATTGGACTTGGGAGGTCTTCAAGCCGTATCTGCAAAAGTCGTGCACATTCCCGGGGAAGGCAGCTGAAGGGGTAATCAAAACTATGGAGCCGACGTTGGTGGACGGTGTGAATAATACCCTCGCGCAGGCCTGGATTGATGCCCATGCGGAAGAAGGCTACGAGCAAGCCACAGATTTTGAAggcgagcagcagacgaTTGGCGTGAGGCCCTTTATAGCCACGATCGACCCTGTCACCGGGATGCGTAGCAGTGCCGATAACACGTATGGCGCTGTCGCGGGCGCTCGTCCAAACGTGACCATCGCTACTGAAGCTACTGTAAGGAGAATATTGTTCTCTGAAAGTGGAGCTATCACTGCATCTGGAGTTGAGGTCGACTGGAAGGGATCAACTGTGATAGTTGGGGCATTGAAAGAAGTTATCCTCGCAGCTGGCGCCTTTCATACCCCGAAACTCCTCGAATTGTCCGGTGTGGGTGACAAGGAAAGACTGCGATCACTGGGGATCCCAGTGGTCTTGCATAGTCCAGGTGTAGGCGAGAGCTTCCAAAATCACACAATGGGGATAATACCAGTGCCGTTAAAGGACAATCCTGACCTTGCGAATGTGAAACCAGGAATACAGGCACTGGCATTTAGACAACTGGATTCGGACGATATAGCTGAGGTGCTCAATCAGAAGCAGGAATGGAATGGCCATGAGGACATCATCAAAACACTGCTCCAATCGCCCAAGGAGGCTTCCGCATATAGCCTTATCGGCATGATGCAAAACCTCGCCAtcgtggtggtgatgctcacctttcctttctcccGAGGCAGTGTTCACATCTCATCTGCAGACCCCGACGCTCCAACGAGAATTGATCCACGCCTACTCAGCAGCGATCTAGACATCGAATTCCTAGCGCGGCATGTGCGGGATCTACGAAGGCTGCTATCTTCCCCAGCCTTTGAACCGCTCATACAATCTCCTCGGGAACCCGCCGAATTGGCGAAGCTCAAGACCACACTACGCgaatccatggccagcaCGGCACACCACGCTTGTGGCACGGCCGCCATGCTTCCGAAAGAGTGTGGAGGTGTCGTCGACCAGGACCTCAAGGTATACGGAACAACAAACCTCCGGATTGTCGATGCGAGTGTCTTCCCGCTTATTCCACATGCGAATCCAATGGCGACAGTTTATGGCGTTGCTGAGCGCGCGGCCGACCTGATCAAGGGTTGCTGTAGATGA
- a CDS encoding uncharacterized protein (COG:K;~EggNog:ENOG410PG03;~InterPro:IPR008422,IPR036236,IPR001356,IPR009057, IPR017970,IPR013087;~PFAM:PF00046,PF05920;~go_function: GO:0000981 - DNA-binding transcription factor activity, RNA polymerase II-specific [Evidence IEA];~go_function: GO:0003677 - DNA binding [Evidence IEA];~go_process: GO:0006355 - regulation of transcription, DNA-templated [Evidence IEA]), whose product MQFGSFTDIPEELPLADSLSHDDLIGMLVGTDQTPGNPPVADHTNIGLDGDAGVILDHDHSASPADGPSASQNPNVGRESRRFGTKVAAVNVLKCWFDEHHHNPYPSKDEKASLAAETGLTVGQVTTWFANSRRRRKDRGTHRAPTPVPSRGPIDISRPYDGPSSFMSPLERWRNSPPEAEAASFDAIMGAVFDSSHTSYQDGSLSQQSTPSDARSSASSNASGSGISNKSASSACSRGSHSSNGSFTRFYSAESVARRRRRRKRTAVFPQGAEKEVPERRPYQCTFCTDTFRTKYDWTRHEKTLHLSLESYTCSPNSALYTGTDGTSRCVFCDHPNPSESHVESHSYSRCREKPEVLRTFYRKDHLVQHLRLVHGINQFLPSMNSWKSQVDRINSRCGLCGEKFVSWKERNEHIAQHFRDGARMKDWRGSRGLDPSVALATENSMPPYLIGEESMTLDPWSASRQSEVHLNTADNMFIDPRLPASSNPSSFEYFTLQLANFVRNAQNSNETVTDSMIHTAGRHILFGDDDPWNQTPADNAEWLGMFKRGMGIETVADPADPQSPSQLGRCESLDLFRLFSAGLCSPWNIPNPDTSITDATVAEDANVVWSWQQPEALADFREYYTQVLSTGIPDAPEDYFSSVLCEFRQYYNEIALPGNIGSQADGNLGFPNQTTHPHS is encoded by the coding sequence ATGCAATTCGGCTCTTTCACGGATATTCCAGAAGAGCTGCCTCTTGCCGACTCACTGTCCCACGATGACTTGATCGGAATGCTAGTGGGGACGGACCAGACGCCGGGGAATCCCCCTGTCGCCGATCACACGAACATTGGTCTAGACGGCGACGCCGGGGTTATCCTAGACCACGACCATTCAGCCTCTCCTGCGGACGGGCCATCTGCCTCACAAAATCCCAATGTAGGACGCGAGTCACGCCGCTTTGGAACCAAAGTGGCCGCTGTTAATGTATTGAAATGCTGGTTCGATGAACACCACCACAATCCGTATCCGtccaaggacgagaaagCTTCGCTGGCTGCTGAGACTGGCCTAACAGTCGGCCAGGTAACTACCTGGTTTGCTAATTCTCGACGCCGACGGAAGGACAGAGGTACTCACCGGGCCCCAACCCCCGTGCCTTCCCGGGGACCCATCGATATCAGCCGTCCCTATGATGGACCATCATCGTTCATGAGCCCGTTGGAGCGATGGAGAAACTCGCCTCCAGAGGCCGAGGCTGCTTCATTCGATGCAATCATGGGTGCTGTTTTTGATAGCAGCCACACGTCCTACCAAGACGGCAGTTTATCCCAGCAGTCAACACCCAGCGATGCTCGATCAAGTGCGTCGTCCAATGCTTCTGGATCCGGTATCTCAAACAAATCCGCATCGTCTGCATGCAGTCGAGGATCCCATAGTTCCAATGGGTCTTTCACCCGGTTCTACTCAGCCGAATCAGTAGcccgccgccgacgacgcagAAAACGCACGGCTGTGTTCCCACAAGGAGCGGAAAAAGAAGTACCAGAACGACGGCCTTACCAATGCACGTTTTGCACGGACACATTCCGTACAAAGTACGACTGGACACGCCACGAAAAGACACTGCATCTGTCACTGGAAAGCTATACTTGCTCCCCGAATAGTGCACTTTATACAGGGACTGACGGTACGTCCCGGTGTGTGTTTTGTGATCACCCTAATCCCTCGGAGAGCCACGTCGAGAGCCACAGTTATAGTAGGTGTCGAGAGAAGCCGGAAGTCCTGCGGACATTCTACCGCAAAGACCACCTCGTTCAGCATTTGCGCCTTGTGCATGGAATTAATCAATTCTTACCTTCGATGAATAGTTGGAAGTCACAGGTTGACCGAATCAACTCACGGTGCGGGCTGTGCGGCGAGAAATTTGTCTCATGGAAAGAACGGAATGAACACATTGCACAGCACTTTCGGGACGGTGCGCGAATGAAGGACTGGAGGGGGTCCAGGGGCCTCGACCCGTCTGTAGCTTTGGCTACGGAAAATTCCATGCCCCCGTACCTGATCGGAGAGGAATCGATGACGTTGGATCCATGGAGCGCGTCTCGTCAATCCGAGGTTCACCTCAACACTGCAGACAATATGTTCATCGACCCGCGGCTTCCGGCTTCATCAAACCCGTCATCATTTGAATACTTCACCCTGCAGCTCGCCAACTTTGTTCGAAACGCCCAGAACTCCAATGAGACGGTTACCGACAGCATGATCCATACAGCGGGCCGCCATATCCTGTTTGGCGATGACGACCCTTGGAATCAAACGCCAGCTGATAATGCAGAGTGGCTCGGCATGTTTAAGAGGGGAATGGGCATTGAGACGGTAGCTGACCCGGCGGATCCGCAGTCTCCGTCTCAGCTGGGCAGGTGTGAAAGCCTTGACTTGTTTCGGTTGTTCTCCGCTGGTCTATGCTCCCCGTGGAATATTCCAAACCCGGATACGAGCATCACAGACGCCACTGTCGCGGAGGACGCAAACGTGGTGTGGTCATGGCAGCAGCCAGAGGCCCTCGCTGACTTTAGGGAATACTATACACAGGTCCTGTCAACGGGCATTCCGGATGCGCCGGAGGATTACTTTTCGTCGGTCCTGTGCGAATTCAGACAGTATTACAACGAAATAGCCCTGCCAGGAAATATTGGAAGCCAAGCTGATGGTAATCTTGGATTCCCGAATCAGACTACCCATCCGCATTCCTGA